In the genome of Sporichthyaceae bacterium, one region contains:
- a CDS encoding FUSC family protein: MTISAAVRLPFARRWTTPAQHRVALRAGLAVLVALTATWQLDRLNWAAYAMFGAFPTVYGGPLRWSGRVRLHVAMGLLLTGAVTDAAAVGTFDNRRWVAIPVVASWAVLAAALSDRFRWRPPGPLIPVFAVATAAAVPASGTDVIAAPLVCGATAAFAILLGVVEHTVFPLRDPRPAPPFPLPDRRRQQLHAVRCGVAVAVAGTITTSLGIGRPYWSMVAAVVPLGIPGLRAQLRRGLHRAGGTLLGLALAAVLLELRLPTPAVVVCLALLQVLTELVVVANYLAGLVFITPMALLLVHLSVPGSIGPLLADRLAETLIGLGVGLLTAVLTRRRDVPGPGESAS; this comes from the coding sequence ATGACGATCTCCGCGGCCGTACGCCTTCCGTTCGCGCGCCGCTGGACCACACCCGCGCAACACCGCGTCGCCCTACGCGCCGGGCTGGCCGTCCTCGTCGCGCTAACGGCCACATGGCAGCTTGACCGCCTCAATTGGGCCGCCTACGCGATGTTCGGCGCCTTCCCCACCGTCTACGGCGGCCCGCTTCGCTGGTCGGGTCGCGTCCGGCTGCACGTCGCCATGGGTCTGCTGCTGACCGGGGCCGTCACCGACGCCGCCGCAGTCGGCACCTTCGACAACCGCCGTTGGGTCGCCATCCCGGTGGTCGCGAGCTGGGCGGTGCTGGCCGCCGCGCTGTCCGATCGATTCCGCTGGCGACCACCTGGCCCGTTGATTCCGGTGTTCGCGGTGGCCACCGCAGCCGCAGTCCCGGCGAGCGGGACGGATGTGATCGCGGCCCCGCTGGTCTGCGGTGCGACCGCCGCCTTCGCGATCCTGCTCGGGGTCGTGGAGCACACGGTGTTCCCCCTGCGCGACCCGCGACCGGCGCCGCCGTTCCCGTTGCCGGATCGCCGCCGGCAACAGCTGCACGCTGTGCGGTGCGGCGTCGCGGTTGCCGTCGCCGGCACCATCACCACGAGCCTGGGCATCGGTAGGCCGTACTGGTCGATGGTCGCCGCCGTGGTGCCGCTGGGCATTCCCGGGCTGCGGGCGCAGTTGCGACGCGGCCTGCACCGGGCCGGCGGGACGTTGCTCGGTCTGGCCCTGGCCGCGGTGCTGTTGGAGCTGCGGCTGCCCACGCCCGCCGTGGTCGTGTGTCTGGCGTTGTTGCAGGTCCTCACCGAACTGGTGGTGGTGGCCAACTACCTGGCGGGCTTGGTGTTCATCACCCCGATGGCGTTGTTGCTCGTGCACCTGTCCGTGCCCGGTTCGATCGGGCCGTTGCTCGCAGATCGTCTCGCCGAGACGTTGATCGGGTTGGGTGTGGGACTGCTGACGGCCGTGTTGACCCGCCGCCGCGACGTGCCCGGCCCGGGGGAGTCAGCGTCGTAG
- a CDS encoding zinc ABC transporter substrate-binding protein, with translation MASTDVYGDLVHSVGGDRVSVTSFISNPSQDPHSYVANARDQLAIRTARLVVENGGGYDDFMDTMLKAAPGDREVLNVVALSGHHPTDGGELNEHVWYDFTTVETFVARLAGALAVLDPVDANTFRANAAVLRAAVAALEARVQTLREKVAGQAVAITEPVPLYLLNACGLVNATPSDFSEAIEDGTDVPVTVLHQTLNMFRDHKVRALVYNAQTSGPQTEQVRNAALDNNIPVVPVTESLPSGLSYVAWMSRNLNALEQALS, from the coding sequence GTGGCCTCGACCGATGTGTACGGCGATCTTGTGCACAGCGTGGGCGGCGACCGGGTGTCGGTGACCTCGTTCATCTCCAACCCGAGCCAGGATCCGCACAGCTACGTGGCCAATGCCCGCGACCAACTGGCCATCCGCACCGCCCGCCTGGTGGTGGAGAACGGTGGCGGTTACGACGACTTCATGGACACCATGCTGAAGGCCGCGCCGGGCGACCGCGAGGTGCTCAATGTGGTTGCGCTATCCGGTCACCATCCGACCGACGGTGGCGAGCTCAACGAGCACGTTTGGTATGACTTCACGACCGTCGAAACGTTCGTGGCCCGACTCGCCGGTGCGTTAGCCGTCCTGGATCCGGTTGACGCCAACACCTTCCGCGCCAATGCCGCCGTCCTACGCGCCGCGGTCGCCGCCCTCGAGGCACGGGTACAAACGCTGCGCGAAAAGGTCGCGGGCCAAGCGGTTGCCATCACCGAACCGGTTCCGCTGTACCTGCTCAACGCGTGCGGGTTGGTCAACGCCACCCCCTCGGACTTCAGCGAAGCCATCGAGGATGGCACCGATGTGCCGGTGACGGTGTTGCACCAGACCCTCAACATGTTCCGCGACCACAAGGTCCGCGCGCTGGTCTACAACGCACAGACCTCCGGCCCGCAGACCGAGCAGGTGCGCAATGCCGCGCTGGACAACAACATCCCGGTGGTACCGGTCACCGAGAGCCTGCCGAGCGGGTTGTCCTATGTCGCGTGGATGTCGCGCAACCTGAACGCCCTCGAGCAGGCACTTTCGTGA
- a CDS encoding GNAT family N-acetyltransferase produces the protein MAQLHSRSGSDISAAELYELLRLRAEIFVVEQTCPYLDLDGLDLLPHTVHLWLTDENRRIISCVRVLPEQNGRRKIGRVVTAADQRGQGHAARLMQAALAVDPAMTWELHAQCVVQDFYRRFGFRTVGDEFDEDGIPHIAMVRTP, from the coding sequence GTGGCGCAGCTGCACTCGCGATCGGGCTCGGACATCTCCGCCGCGGAGCTCTACGAGCTGCTCCGGCTGCGCGCGGAGATCTTCGTGGTCGAGCAGACGTGTCCCTACCTGGATCTCGACGGCCTCGACCTGCTCCCGCACACCGTGCACCTGTGGCTGACCGACGAGAACCGACGGATCATCAGTTGCGTGCGGGTGCTGCCGGAACAGAACGGGCGACGCAAGATCGGCCGGGTGGTCACCGCCGCCGACCAGCGTGGGCAGGGCCACGCGGCCCGGCTCATGCAGGCTGCGCTGGCCGTCGACCCGGCGATGACCTGGGAGCTGCACGCCCAGTGCGTTGTGCAGGACTTCTATCGCCGATTCGGCTTTCGGACCGTCGGCGACGAATTCGACGAGGACGGCATCCCGCACATCGCGATGGTCCGAACGCCGTAG
- a CDS encoding AMP-binding protein: MSTAQANYQAYKSARDLLLDLRTDYAAAWEKFAWPTLGETFSWAHDWFDLMATDNDRPALHIVEETGADNTYSFDDLRRRSNGLAIFLAAAGLGKGDRVAIMLGNQVELWVSMLAVMKLGAVVMPTTTALGPVDLADRVARGKVRAVIANSTDAAKFEQVPGDYLRLCVGERTEGWLSYGDAEPAAEPPARPELLQTDPLLLYFTSGTTSKPKMVEHTQVSYPVGHMSTMYWLGVQPGDVHLNISSPGWAKHAWSCFFAPWIAEACVFIYNYARFDAPALLEQLRTQHVSTFCAPPTAWRMLIQADLSDGPGALREGIAAGEPLNPEVIEQVRNAWGITLRDGFGQTETTAQVGNSPGNEVKAGSMGRPLPGTPVVLVDPATGRPADSGEICLDLSRHPVNLMRCYLDDAQREAEAMAGGYYHTGDLADQDAEGYITYVGRTDDVFKASDYKVSPFELESVLIEHPAVAEAAVVPAPDEMRLAVPKAYVTLAAGWTADEQTALAILKHCRENLAPYLRVRRVEFFELPKTISGKIRRVELRAREQDARAMSTAREWRDEQFPELRG; the protein is encoded by the coding sequence GTGAGCACCGCACAGGCCAACTACCAGGCCTACAAGTCCGCCCGCGACCTGCTGCTGGATCTGCGTACCGATTACGCCGCGGCGTGGGAGAAATTCGCCTGGCCGACGCTGGGCGAGACGTTCAGCTGGGCCCACGACTGGTTCGACCTGATGGCCACGGACAACGACCGCCCGGCACTGCACATCGTCGAGGAGACCGGCGCGGACAACACCTACTCCTTCGACGACCTGCGCCGACGCTCCAACGGCCTGGCGATTTTCTTGGCCGCGGCCGGCCTCGGCAAGGGCGACCGGGTGGCGATCATGCTCGGCAACCAGGTCGAACTCTGGGTGTCGATGCTCGCGGTGATGAAGCTCGGCGCGGTGGTCATGCCGACCACGACGGCGTTGGGCCCGGTCGATCTCGCCGACCGGGTGGCACGGGGCAAGGTGCGTGCGGTGATCGCCAATTCCACCGACGCCGCAAAGTTCGAGCAGGTGCCCGGCGACTACCTGCGCCTGTGTGTGGGCGAGCGGACCGAGGGCTGGTTGTCCTACGGCGACGCCGAGCCCGCCGCCGAGCCTCCTGCTCGGCCCGAGCTGCTGCAGACCGACCCGCTGCTGCTGTATTTCACCTCCGGAACCACCAGCAAGCCCAAGATGGTCGAGCACACGCAGGTGTCCTATCCGGTCGGCCACATGTCGACGATGTACTGGCTCGGCGTGCAGCCCGGCGACGTGCACCTCAACATCTCCTCGCCCGGCTGGGCCAAGCACGCGTGGAGCTGCTTCTTCGCGCCGTGGATCGCCGAGGCGTGCGTGTTCATCTACAACTACGCCCGCTTCGACGCCCCGGCACTGCTCGAGCAGCTGCGTACCCAGCACGTCAGCACGTTCTGCGCCCCGCCCACGGCGTGGCGGATGCTCATCCAGGCCGACCTGTCCGACGGCCCCGGCGCGCTGCGGGAGGGCATCGCGGCGGGCGAGCCGCTCAACCCCGAGGTCATCGAGCAGGTCCGCAACGCATGGGGCATCACCCTGCGCGATGGCTTCGGGCAGACCGAAACCACCGCCCAGGTCGGCAACAGCCCCGGCAATGAGGTCAAGGCCGGCTCCATGGGTCGACCGCTGCCCGGCACCCCGGTGGTGTTGGTCGACCCGGCCACCGGCCGGCCCGCCGACTCCGGCGAGATTTGCCTGGACCTGTCGCGTCATCCGGTCAATCTGATGCGCTGCTACCTCGACGATGCGCAGCGCGAAGCGGAGGCCATGGCCGGCGGGTATTACCACACCGGCGATCTCGCCGACCAAGACGCCGAGGGTTACATCACCTACGTCGGGCGGACCGACGACGTGTTCAAAGCCTCGGACTACAAGGTCTCCCCGTTCGAGTTGGAGAGCGTGCTCATCGAGCACCCGGCTGTCGCCGAGGCCGCGGTGGTTCCGGCGCCCGACGAGATGCGCCTGGCCGTACCCAAGGCCTACGTGACGCTGGCGGCCGGCTGGACGGCGGACGAGCAGACCGCGCTCGCCATTCTCAAGCACTGCCGAGAGAACCTCGCCCCGTACCTGCGGGTGCGCCGGGTCGAGTTCTTCGAGTTGCCGAAAACGATCTCCGGCAAGATCCGGCGCGTCGAGTTGCGCGCCCGCGAACAGGACGCGAGGGCGATGAGCACTGCGCGGGAGTGGCGCGACGAGCAATTCCCGGAACTGCGCGGTTAG